The genome window GGCAGCCGAGGTCGCTCCACGGGTTGTGGCCCTGGCTGGCAGGCCGACTCGTGGCCGGCGAGGACACCGGGCGGGCGGTGAAGGGCCGTGCGGTCAGGGACTCGAGCGCGTGGCAGAGCACGTCGAGACCGCTCGAGGCCACGACGGCCGGCGGCAGTGTCTCCGTCACGGCGGGGTCGACGATGGCCTCGGTCGGGCGCAGCGCGGCCGACGAGATACCGCTCTTGGCGTGGATGTCGAGCAGGTCGAAGATCGCGATGCCGGTGACCTCCGAGCCGGTGCCCGACGTGGTGGGCAGGGCGAGGTGCGGCTTCAGTGGGCCGGGCACGGGGCGGGCGCCGCCGAGTGGTGCGTTGACGTAGTCGATCAGTTCGCCGTCGTGGGTCGAGAGGAGGTTCGCGACCTTCGCGGTGTCGATGACGGAGCCACCACCGAGCGAGACGAAGAGGTCCGGCTCGGCGTCGCGGGCCCACTCGACGGCGGCCTGCATCGAGCGGTCGGTCGGCTCGACCTCGACGTCATTGAACTCGACCACGTCGAAGCCCGCGGAGGTGAGTGATTCGAGCACCTGGGGGTGCCAGGTCCATTCACCCGCGCGGGGGTCGGTGACGAGGGCGACCCGCTCGCCGGCGTACTGCCGCAGACGCTCCCCCACCTCGCGCAGTGCGCCCTCGCCGAACGTCACGCGGGAGGCGTCGATGGTGTACGCCGACTCGTGCTGGCACGTCATGCCGGCGACGTTACTCGCCGTTACTCGGCCGCGGTCACCCGCTTCGGGAGCAGTGGCGCGGAGAGGAGCAGCAGGACGGTCAGCACGGCCGCGACGAGGAAGACCTCATGGATGGCAGGACTCAGGACGTCGGCGGGCAGGTGCTCGAGGCTGGTCGGCACCGAACCGGTGCGGTGCTTGACGACGCCGTTGGCGACCGCACCGAAGATGGCGACGCCGACGGCGCTGCCGACGTTACGGGCGAACATGTTGGCCCCGGTCGCCACGCCGCGCTCGGACCGTCCGACGCTGCTCTGAGCGGCGACCAGGCCGGGGCTGGCCAGTGAGCCGAAGCCCAGTCCCATCAGGAAGTTGGGCACCGCGACCCACCACAGGTGACTGTGCTGGTCGATCGTGAGCAGCAGGAGTCCGCCGGCCATCACGAAGAGGGCACCGACGGTGGCGGTCGCCCGGAAGCCGACGGTGAGGTAGAAGCGTCCGGAGTTGCTGGCCGCGAGCGGCCAGCCGATCGTCATCGCCGCGAGGACGAGCCCAGCCACGATCGCGCCCGCACCGAGCACGCCCTGACAGAAGAGCGGCACGTACGACGACAGGCCGAGCATCACGAGGCCGACTGCGAAGCTGCCGAGGTTGGCGCCGTTGAGGGTGCGGTGACGGAAGACCCAGAGCGGCAGCACCGGCTCTGCGACGCGGGCCTCGACCCAGACGAAGGCGGCGAGCATGGCCGCGGCCACGACGAAGATCCCGACGCCCATGGTCG of Nocardioides sp. Kera G14 contains these proteins:
- a CDS encoding MDR family MFS transporter; its protein translation is MTTAETVSRKSVGLRSERGPILLGVMLSVGLVAIDSTILATAVPSVVDDLGGFTQFPWLFSIYLLAQAVTVPIYGKLTDVLGRKPVMLAGIAVFLLGSLLCGLAWGMVPLIIFRALQGLGAGAVQPTAMTIMGDIYTLEERAKAQGYIASVWAAASLIGPTLGGVFSDYVSWRWIFFVNLPLGLVAMFLINRDFHESFKRAAHKFDLGGAALLTGGGVLLLLGLLEGGQRWAWDSTMGVGIFVVAAAMLAAFVWVEARVAEPVLPLWVFRHRTLNGANLGSFAVGLVMLGLSSYVPLFCQGVLGAGAIVAGLVLAAMTIGWPLAASNSGRFYLTVGFRATATVGALFVMAGGLLLLTIDQHSHLWWVAVPNFLMGLGFGSLASPGLVAAQSSVGRSERGVATGANMFARNVGSAVGVAIFGAVANGVVKHRTGSVPTSLEHLPADVLSPAIHEVFLVAAVLTVLLLLSAPLLPKRVTAAE
- a CDS encoding hydroxyacid-oxoacid transhydrogenase, translated to MTCQHESAYTIDASRVTFGEGALREVGERLRQYAGERVALVTDPRAGEWTWHPQVLESLTSAGFDVVEFNDVEVEPTDRSMQAAVEWARDAEPDLFVSLGGGSVIDTAKVANLLSTHDGELIDYVNAPLGGARPVPGPLKPHLALPTTSGTGSEVTGIAIFDLLDIHAKSGISSAALRPTEAIVDPAVTETLPPAVVASSGLDVLCHALESLTARPFTARPVSSPATSRPASQGHNPWSDLGCREALTLIGRHLRDAVAGDPHARHQMMWAATLAGIAFGNAGVHVPHAMAYAVAGRIHDTSSYRPEGYPGDEALVPHGFAVAVNAPAAFRLLAETSPERHLEGARLLAPAHIADAAPSEAGEVLSETLATLMRDVGAPNGLSGVGYTTDDIPGLVEGASPQRRLLDNAPAPIHDDELTQIFEQAVSIW